From Dasypus novemcinctus isolate mDasNov1 chromosome 8, mDasNov1.1.hap2, whole genome shotgun sequence, the proteins below share one genomic window:
- the LOC101444813 gene encoding NUT family member 2G-like, whose product MKASPVLGPDMTMNSGASLYPITALPIPPSTPGPPHPSPWGQHPPPVLNPSFIPGSSLMLSAFPRPQLVTGNGGLVTSGTGGDKVIIQIRKLGGPAEPPPTQPFVLPQIPHILTDPRILCGGAQQAPPGILRASAGEPFIPGLAVGCTQAAEGGWTPGLPPQALPPAAQLAPSIPPGNAFSRPQGPSREGGPPSTQLMDDSCNPKSVYQNFRRWQYFKSLARRHIRLSPDAEALSCFLIPVLRSLARRKPTMTLEEGLQLAVQEWRHTSNFDRMIYYEMAAKFKEFEMEEERQIQMLEERNGFQHPPPPAPPNLHPQVLPGTVEGQKPVPIPKRSAAKAEVSRQRQRRHRRTVKTKAPKEIPPEAVKEYIDLMDGLVGPVHPASKGEDGKWEEEEHGQQEDDGMYADPDLLSYIDQLCAEEDFITKVEAVIHPRFLEELLSPGAHIDFLSLTEELQQEEGLTPTQLVEKRLLSFKDVEGPSPVPFCSGFWQ is encoded by the exons ATGAAGG CATCTCCAGTGCTGGGACCAGACATGACCATGAACTCTGGAGCCTCCCTGTATCCCATCACTGCCCTGCCAATCCCCCCATCCACTCCTGGCCCACCACACCCATCTCCCTGGGGGCAGCACCCACCCCCAGTCTTGAATCCATCTTTCATTCCTGGCAGCTCTCTGATGCTGTCTGCATTCCCCAGACCACAGTTGGTGACAGGAAATGGGGGCCTTGTCACCAGTGGGACTGGAGGTGACAAAGTCATTATCCAAATCAGAAAACTAGGGGGACCAGCAGAGCCCCCTCCTACTCAGccctttgtccttcctcagaTTCCCCACATTTTGACTGACCCAAGGATCCTCTGTGGGGGTGCTCAGCAGGCCCCTCCTGGGATCTTGAGAGCCTCTGCTGGGGAGCCCTTTATCCCAGGCTTGGCTGTGGGGTGCACCCAGGCTGCTGAGGGAGGCTGGACCCCAGGCCTTCCTCCTCAAGCTCTACCACCAGCTGCCCAGCTGGCCCCCAGTATTCCTCCAGGGAATGCTTTCTCCAGGCCACAGGGGCCCTCCAGGGAGGGTGGTCCTCCCTCCACCCAGTTGATGGATGACTCCTGTAATCCCAAGAGTGTTTACCAGAACTTCCGACGTTGGCAGTACTTCAAGTCCCTGGCCCGGAGGCACATTCGCCTGAGTCCTGATGCTGaagctctttcctgctttctcat cccagtgcttcgATCGCTGGCCCGTCGGAAGCCTACCATGACCCTGGAGGAGGGACTGCAGCTGGCCGTGCAGGAGTGGCGGCACACAAGCAACTTTGACCGGATGATCTACTATGAGATGGCAGCAAA GTTCAAAGAGTTTGAAATGGAAGAAGAGAGGCAGATTCAGATGTTGGAGGAGAGGAATGGTTTCCAGCACCCTCCACCACCAGCCCCTCCAAATCTTCATCCACAGGTGCTCCCAGGCACTGTGGAAGGCCAAAAGCCAG TGCCCATTCCAAAAAGGTCAGCCGCCAAGGCTGAGGTTTCCAGGCAGAGACAACGCAGACACCGGCGGACTGTGAAGACAAAGGCCCCCAAGGAGATCCCACCTGAAGCTGTAAAGGAGTACATTGACCTCATGGATGGGCTGGTAGGGCCTGTGCACCCAGCCTCTAAGGGGGAAGATGGAAAATGGGAAGAGGAAGAACATGGGCAGCAGGAAGACGATGGAATGTATGCAGACCCGGATCTCCTCAGCTACATCGACCAGCTGTGTGCAGAGGAAGACTTCATCACCAAG GTGGAGGCTGTCATTCACCCTCGATTCCTAGAAGAATTGCTTTCCCCAGGAGCACATATAGACTTCTTGTCTCTAACAGAGGAGTTGCAGCAAGAGGAAGGACTCACACCCACCCAG CTGGTTGAGAAGCGTCTCCTGTCCTTTAAAGATGTAGAGG GGCCCTCCCCAGTGCCTTTCTGCAGTGGCTTTTGGCAGTAA